One stretch of Mycolicibacterium fallax DNA includes these proteins:
- a CDS encoding mce associated protein mas1a produces the protein MSRIDTKEAPAASDHQTDAPPEGTPAADIDTDTDTRASDDPGEGTRRGGIQLWHALLAGLIVAFVAVCSALGYTLYQQSELHRMQNEAVDTTRGYLSAMSSFDYQNLDANKATVTAGSTPEFGRKYDEMVAALRDIVTAGKGVATATAKHVAVESLDEHTATLIAFVDQQVTNVTAPAGNKQRYRMLVSLQRSGDRWLVGNVETL, from the coding sequence GTGTCCCGAATTGACACCAAGGAGGCGCCGGCCGCATCGGATCACCAGACCGATGCTCCGCCGGAGGGCACCCCCGCCGCCGATATCGACACCGACACCGACACCCGCGCCTCGGACGATCCCGGCGAGGGCACCCGGCGCGGCGGCATCCAGCTCTGGCATGCCCTGCTCGCCGGGCTGATCGTCGCCTTCGTGGCGGTGTGCTCGGCCCTGGGTTACACGCTCTACCAGCAAAGCGAGCTGCATCGGATGCAGAACGAGGCCGTCGACACCACCCGCGGCTACCTGTCGGCGATGTCCTCCTTCGACTACCAGAACCTGGACGCCAACAAGGCGACCGTCACCGCCGGTTCAACCCCGGAGTTCGGCCGCAAGTACGACGAGATGGTGGCGGCGTTGCGCGACATCGTCACGGCCGGCAAGGGCGTGGCCACCGCCACCGCCAAACACGTCGCCGTGGAAAGCCTCGATGAGCACACCGCGACGTTGATCGCGTTCGTCGACCAGCAGGTCACCAACGTGACCGCCCCCGCGGGCAACAAGCAGCGCTACCGGATGCTGGTCAGCCTGCAGCGCAGCGGCGACCGGTGGCTGGTCGGCAACGTCGAAACCCTCTGA
- the acpS gene encoding holo-ACP synthase AcpS, whose amino-acid sequence MAIVGIGIDLVSIPDFAEQVDQPGTVFAETFTPGERRDAADKSSVAARHLAARWAAKEAVIKAWSGSRFAQRPVLKEAIHRDIEVVTDMWGRPKVRLSGEIAEHLADVTIHVSLTHEADTAAAVAILETP is encoded by the coding sequence ATGGCGATTGTGGGCATAGGCATCGATCTGGTTTCCATACCGGATTTCGCCGAGCAGGTTGACCAGCCGGGCACGGTGTTCGCCGAGACATTCACCCCGGGGGAGCGTCGGGACGCCGCCGACAAGAGTTCGGTGGCGGCCCGGCACCTGGCGGCCCGCTGGGCGGCCAAGGAGGCGGTGATCAAGGCCTGGTCGGGTTCCCGGTTCGCGCAGCGGCCGGTGCTCAAGGAGGCGATCCACCGCGACATCGAGGTGGTCACCGACATGTGGGGTCGGCCCAAGGTGCGGCTGTCCGGCGAGATCGCCGAGCACCTGGCCGACGTCACGATCCACGTCTCGCTGACCCACGAGGCGGACACCGCCGCGGCGGTGGCCATCCTGGAGACGCCGTAG
- a CDS encoding MCE family protein, giving the protein MIGMRRAVVIAVGLAMFVGGGSWFVFARTDTATTVHADFSYVNGIYPGSKVTILGVPVGQVTAVEPQGTSVRVSMSVPGDIALPADVNAYILSPALISDRSVDLGPAYSGTGPTLSDGQVIPAERAHAPITFDSMLGSLNTLSAALSPENGDLSTLLSRGADQWRNQGSQFNTAVRNLGTATGVLGARSGDIDAVVQNLSTLMAAFDQRQVSVSELTEQLGQLGNAWADQNFDVTGTVSDLQTVLDEVTRVVDKHGDELGSISGNLNAVGDILVRHQGGLAEFMDLVPLMMQNLGATIGPDRRGRIRLNVSSRLTQFAAAHDFCERTRWPICSGLGLTNPISYPISRSDPLGIITAITGVAPPPNPRYPR; this is encoded by the coding sequence ATGATCGGGATGCGACGGGCCGTGGTGATCGCGGTCGGGCTGGCGATGTTCGTCGGCGGTGGCAGCTGGTTCGTGTTCGCCCGCACCGACACCGCCACCACCGTGCACGCGGATTTCAGCTACGTCAACGGCATCTACCCGGGCAGCAAGGTGACCATCCTTGGCGTCCCGGTCGGCCAGGTCACCGCCGTTGAGCCGCAGGGCACCTCGGTGCGGGTGAGCATGTCGGTGCCCGGTGACATCGCACTGCCCGCCGACGTCAACGCCTACATCCTGAGCCCGGCCCTGATCAGCGATCGCAGCGTCGATCTCGGGCCTGCCTATTCCGGAACCGGGCCGACACTGTCCGATGGCCAGGTCATCCCCGCCGAACGGGCGCACGCCCCAATCACCTTCGACAGCATGCTCGGCAGCCTGAACACCCTGTCCGCGGCGCTGAGCCCGGAGAACGGCGACCTCTCCACGCTGTTGTCCCGGGGCGCCGACCAGTGGCGCAACCAGGGCAGCCAGTTCAACACCGCGGTCCGCAACCTGGGCACCGCCACCGGTGTGCTGGGCGCCCGCAGCGGCGACATCGACGCCGTCGTGCAAAATCTGTCCACCCTGATGGCCGCGTTCGATCAGCGCCAGGTCTCGGTCAGCGAGTTGACCGAACAGCTCGGCCAGCTCGGCAACGCGTGGGCGGACCAGAACTTCGACGTCACCGGCACCGTCAGCGACCTGCAGACCGTGCTGGACGAGGTGACCCGCGTCGTCGACAAGCACGGCGACGAGTTGGGTTCCATCTCCGGCAACCTCAACGCCGTCGGCGACATCCTGGTACGCCATCAGGGCGGCCTGGCCGAGTTCATGGACCTGGTCCCGCTGATGATGCAGAACCTCGGCGCAACGATCGGCCCCGACCGGCGCGGTCGCATCCGGCTCAACGTGTCATCGCGGCTGACCCAGTTCGCCGCCGCACACGACTTCTGCGAACGCACCCGGTGGCCAATCTGCTCCGGCCTTGGCCTGACCAACCCGATCTCCTATCCGATCAGCCGCTCCGATCCGCTGGGCATCATCACCGCCATCACCGGAGTCGCGCCACCGCCCAATCCCCGGTACCCGAGGTGA
- a CDS encoding MCE family protein produces the protein MLMFLAIAAVVVPFGVQFVAGPAGLREPMPLHATMSDAFGLTRGTSVTVRGVEVGSVTAVRLGPDGTAAVALEIRPGTAIPRDSIMTVGMSTAVGIQSVDILPQSDAGPYLEAGDTIAAPAERQPVQMDRVMSDAAHLVGGIDVEAVGAVADELSASFTGLGPSLATLIDNGAVISGRMRAKMGDLAPLMDGTARLVTTMSAQGTGFTRGMAAAAGFTRQLDDSGPVFLYLTDHAPGTLAAIRTVLDTYRGTFGATLANLATVTPIIGDRQAALDAGLTSIPDGLNALSSIVKGDRADFALVATQGPVCVHDVERRTIGDLSPVEPNLVRYCPPAPDTQMRGAANAPRPNELGTQNSTTPGGLVGPEVVADPIKIPTLAELAYKWRMILKGNRVPN, from the coding sequence ATGCTGATGTTCCTGGCCATCGCCGCGGTGGTGGTGCCCTTCGGGGTGCAGTTCGTCGCCGGCCCCGCGGGGCTGCGCGAACCGATGCCGCTGCACGCCACCATGTCCGACGCCTTCGGCCTGACCAGGGGTACCAGCGTCACCGTTCGGGGCGTCGAGGTCGGCTCCGTCACCGCGGTCCGGCTCGGCCCCGACGGCACCGCGGCGGTGGCCCTGGAAATCCGCCCCGGCACCGCGATTCCCCGCGATTCGATCATGACGGTCGGGATGAGCACCGCGGTCGGCATCCAGAGCGTGGACATCCTTCCGCAGTCCGACGCGGGCCCATACCTCGAGGCCGGCGACACCATTGCCGCCCCCGCAGAACGCCAGCCGGTCCAGATGGACCGCGTCATGTCCGACGCCGCGCACCTGGTCGGCGGCATCGACGTCGAGGCCGTCGGCGCCGTCGCCGACGAACTGTCCGCCTCGTTCACCGGGCTGGGACCGAGCCTGGCCACCCTGATCGACAACGGCGCCGTCATCTCCGGCCGGATGCGCGCGAAGATGGGCGATCTGGCACCGCTGATGGACGGCACGGCCCGGCTGGTCACCACCATGTCCGCCCAGGGCACCGGCTTCACCCGCGGCATGGCCGCGGCCGCCGGCTTCACCCGGCAACTCGACGACAGCGGCCCGGTTTTCCTGTACCTGACCGACCACGCGCCCGGGACGCTGGCCGCGATCCGCACGGTGCTGGACACCTACCGGGGCACCTTCGGTGCGACGCTGGCCAATCTGGCCACCGTCACGCCGATCATCGGCGACCGGCAGGCCGCGCTCGATGCCGGGCTCACCAGCATCCCCGACGGGCTCAACGCGCTGTCCTCGATCGTCAAGGGTGACCGCGCCGACTTCGCATTGGTGGCGACCCAGGGTCCGGTCTGTGTGCACGACGTCGAGCGTCGCACCATCGGGGATCTGAGCCCCGTTGAACCGAACCTGGTGCGCTACTGCCCACCCGCCCCGGACACCCAGATGCGCGGTGCGGCCAACGCGCCGCGGCCCAACGAGCTCGGCACGCAGAACTCCACCACTCCCGGCGGCCTGGTCGGCCCCGAGGTCGTGGCGGACCCGATCAAGATCCCCACCCTGGCCGAACTCGCCTACAAGTGGCGAATGATCCTGAAAGGCAATCGTGTCCCGAATTGA
- a CDS encoding dipeptidase, translated as MTDLAARVAEVLPSVRADLADLVRIESVWADPARHAEVHRSAAAVAELLTGAGFPDVEIVAAGGAPAVIARHPAPPGAPTVLLYAHHDVQPEGDPAQWNSPPFTPTEADGRLYGRGAADDKAGIAIHLGAMRAFGGAPPVGLTVFVEGEEESGSPTLGALLHAHREALAADVIVIADSANWTTEIPALTVSLRGLVDCEVEVATLDKGLHSGLWGGVVPDALAVLVRLLASLHDDDGNVAVAGLHVPPQSQQSLDLTPEQVRADARLLAGVREIGSGTACQRMWFKPAVTVIGIDTTAVAAASNTLLPRARAKISMRVAPGGDPAAHLAALRAHLQAHAPWGAQVSVTDGELGQPYAIDATGPIYDAVRAAMQTAWGVPPVDMGMGGSIPFIAEFAAAFPAATIVVTGPEDPASAAHSVNESLDLGVLARATTAEALFLAALAPGD; from the coding sequence ATGACTGATCTCGCCGCCCGCGTTGCCGAGGTGCTGCCGTCGGTGCGGGCCGACCTGGCGGACCTGGTCCGGATCGAGTCGGTGTGGGCCGACCCGGCTCGGCATGCCGAGGTGCACCGCAGCGCCGCGGCGGTCGCCGAGCTGCTCACCGGCGCGGGTTTCCCGGACGTCGAAATCGTCGCCGCCGGAGGCGCTCCGGCAGTCATCGCCCGCCATCCGGCGCCGCCCGGTGCACCGACCGTGTTGCTGTACGCGCACCACGACGTCCAGCCCGAAGGCGATCCGGCGCAATGGAACTCGCCACCGTTCACCCCGACCGAGGCCGACGGCCGGCTCTACGGTCGGGGCGCGGCCGACGACAAGGCGGGCATCGCGATCCACCTGGGGGCGATGCGCGCGTTCGGCGGCGCCCCACCGGTCGGGCTGACGGTGTTCGTCGAGGGGGAGGAGGAATCCGGCTCCCCGACGCTGGGCGCGCTGCTGCACGCGCACCGCGAGGCGCTGGCCGCCGATGTCATCGTCATTGCCGACTCGGCCAACTGGACCACCGAGATCCCCGCGCTGACGGTGTCGCTGCGCGGTCTGGTGGACTGTGAGGTTGAGGTCGCCACCCTGGACAAGGGGCTGCACTCGGGGCTGTGGGGCGGGGTGGTGCCCGACGCGCTGGCCGTGCTGGTGCGGTTGCTGGCCAGCCTGCACGATGACGACGGCAACGTCGCGGTCGCGGGCCTGCACGTGCCGCCGCAGTCGCAGCAGTCGCTGGATCTGACGCCCGAACAGGTTCGCGCCGATGCCCGGCTGCTGGCCGGGGTGCGGGAGATCGGCAGCGGCACCGCGTGCCAGCGGATGTGGTTCAAACCCGCGGTCACGGTGATCGGCATCGACACCACCGCGGTTGCCGCCGCGTCGAACACCCTGCTGCCGCGGGCCCGGGCCAAGATCAGCATGCGTGTCGCGCCGGGCGGTGACCCCGCCGCGCATCTGGCCGCGCTGCGGGCGCACCTGCAGGCCCACGCGCCGTGGGGAGCACAGGTCAGTGTCACCGACGGCGAACTGGGTCAGCCCTACGCGATCGACGCGACCGGCCCGATCTACGACGCGGTGCGCGCAGCGATGCAGACGGCCTGGGGCGTCCCGCCGGTGGACATGGGCATGGGCGGGTCGATCCCCTTCATCGCGGAGTTCGCCGCGGCGTTCCCGGCCGCGACGATCGTGGTCACCGGGCCGGAAGACCCCGCGAGCGCGGCGCACAGCGTCAACGAAAGCCTGGACCTCGGGGTACTGGCCCGGGCGACCACCGCCGAGGCGCTGTTCCTGGCGGCCCTGGCGCCGGGGGACTGA
- a CDS encoding oxygenase MpaB family protein: MLRRCLADRRFLLMLPRAICLQLLHPGIAAGIFQHSLYRERIWQHERRTMPAVIEIAGSARDMRPFIRFAHEHVKGVDDTGRSYHSLNPELFHFQHATLVDTVFAVAERLGPLDPDAHEQLYQQCCRWYRRYGISTRPMPQHWPDFRDYFEQRCATELSAGEHFERFRAEIFAPSDWWQRLAPKAAIRAMQHPRARALTGITVNSADERTLRLMFKTAAILPAGKYPWAPDHESADQTRTAP, from the coding sequence ATGCTTCGTCGGTGCCTGGCCGACCGACGCTTCCTGCTGATGCTGCCGCGGGCCATCTGCCTGCAGTTGCTGCATCCCGGTATTGCCGCGGGGATCTTCCAGCACTCGCTGTACCGGGAGCGGATCTGGCAGCACGAACGCCGAACGATGCCCGCCGTCATCGAAATCGCCGGATCGGCCCGCGACATGCGGCCGTTCATCCGGTTCGCCCACGAACACGTCAAGGGCGTCGACGACACCGGACGGTCCTATCATTCGCTGAACCCGGAGCTGTTCCACTTTCAGCACGCGACGCTGGTGGACACCGTGTTCGCGGTGGCCGAGCGGCTCGGCCCGCTCGATCCCGACGCGCACGAACAGCTCTACCAACAGTGCTGCCGATGGTATCGGCGCTATGGAATTTCCACCCGTCCAATGCCGCAGCACTGGCCCGACTTCCGCGACTACTTCGAACAACGTTGCGCCACAGAACTTTCCGCCGGAGAGCATTTCGAGCGCTTCCGCGCGGAGATCTTCGCACCGTCGGACTGGTGGCAGCGGCTGGCCCCGAAGGCGGCCATCCGGGCCATGCAGCATCCGCGGGCCCGGGCGCTGACCGGCATCACCGTGAACAGCGCCGACGAACGGACTCTGCGGTTAATGTTCAAGACAGCCGCGATCCTGCCCGCAGGCAAGTACCCGTGGGCACCCGACCACGAATCCGCCGACCAGACAAGGACCGCGCCATGA
- a CDS encoding MCE family protein, translated as MAAKPRTVLAILGVAGSTAAALWAVSDIGIQDLPVGRSVAGPAMSITVVLPTADGITLGADVRDGQQVVGRVAGMKTTASGASVRLSVRSDSDLPSNSVASVELPSALGSPYIRLAAPEQPSQAALRDGDVIPPSRTELGPQIESALATFGALMSRSGVDQLTTIVTELNQAFAGRSDKIHTLITAMTALTGKTAEHQGEFDQALALAAEVSGRFAAEQRTVEAYLDSVPKLVAVLDIQRAKIATLFASTTALAATANSVLAEQDIGVVVHDAGTVITALGGYNDRLAATLGSMNTFLSRISDSVKGDYMVFDGALDIPGSLDKLLTGGLLVNGTPIGGAEALEGFLSGGLR; from the coding sequence ATGGCTGCCAAACCCCGGACCGTGCTGGCGATACTCGGCGTCGCCGGGTCGACGGCCGCCGCGCTGTGGGCGGTCAGCGACATCGGCATCCAGGATCTCCCGGTCGGACGGTCGGTCGCCGGGCCGGCAATGTCCATCACGGTGGTGTTGCCCACCGCCGACGGGATCACCCTCGGCGCCGACGTTCGCGACGGGCAACAGGTGGTCGGCCGGGTGGCGGGCATGAAGACCACTGCGTCCGGGGCATCGGTGCGGCTGTCGGTCCGCTCCGACAGCGACCTGCCCTCGAACTCCGTTGCCAGCGTGGAGCTTCCGTCCGCACTCGGCAGTCCCTACATCCGGCTGGCCGCACCCGAGCAGCCATCCCAGGCCGCGCTGCGCGACGGCGACGTCATCCCGCCCAGCCGAACCGAACTCGGCCCGCAGATCGAGAGCGCGCTGGCCACCTTCGGCGCGCTGATGTCACGCAGCGGCGTCGACCAACTGACCACCATCGTCACCGAGCTCAACCAGGCGTTCGCCGGCCGCAGCGACAAGATCCACACCCTGATCACCGCGATGACCGCACTGACCGGCAAGACCGCGGAGCATCAGGGTGAATTCGACCAGGCCCTGGCGCTGGCCGCCGAGGTCAGCGGCCGGTTCGCCGCCGAGCAGCGCACCGTGGAGGCCTACCTGGACTCGGTGCCCAAGCTGGTCGCCGTGCTCGACATCCAGCGCGCCAAGATCGCGACCCTGTTCGCCTCCACCACTGCCCTGGCCGCCACCGCGAACTCGGTTCTGGCCGAACAGGATATCGGCGTGGTGGTGCACGATGCGGGCACCGTGATCACCGCACTGGGCGGCTACAACGACCGGCTGGCCGCCACCCTGGGCTCAATGAACACCTTCCTGTCCCGGATTTCCGACTCGGTCAAGGGCGACTACATGGTGTTCGACGGCGCGCTGGACATTCCGGGCAGCCTGGACAAGCTGCTGACCGGCGGGCTGCTGGTCAACGGCACACCGATCGGCGGCGCGGAAGCCCTGGAGGGCTTTCTGTCCGGGGGGTTGCGATGA
- a CDS encoding oxygenase MpaB family protein: MPTHYLPDLAADPQSPALTCAQTRIKVTQRTRRWNRKPVVTVTDALDFWSSAASAANVVMQLSWPEVGYGVAESRVHSGALMHHPWKRLRTTAQYMAVAILGTEEERLAYREAVNVAHRQVRSTAESPVKYNAFNRELQLWVAACLFIFYEDTYQLLHGALTDEQAETFFRSAMPIGTTLQVTEEMWPASRADFDVYWNTACERIQIDDFVGDFLCDLIDLKMINVVPRVLLAPLLRFLTIGFLAPIFREQLGVEWTETDRRRFEHLFLFVSYVNRFIPKWLRTYNYAVLMKDLRWRLKRKKPLI; encoded by the coding sequence ATGCCCACGCACTACCTGCCCGACCTGGCTGCCGACCCGCAGTCACCGGCGCTGACCTGCGCGCAGACCCGAATAAAGGTCACCCAGCGCACCCGACGCTGGAACCGCAAGCCGGTGGTCACGGTCACCGACGCGCTCGACTTCTGGTCGTCGGCGGCATCGGCGGCGAACGTGGTCATGCAGTTGAGCTGGCCGGAGGTCGGCTACGGGGTGGCCGAGAGTCGGGTGCATTCCGGCGCCCTGATGCACCACCCGTGGAAGCGGCTGCGGACCACCGCGCAGTACATGGCGGTGGCGATCCTGGGCACCGAGGAGGAGCGCCTGGCCTACCGGGAGGCCGTCAACGTCGCCCATCGGCAGGTCCGCTCCACCGCGGAAAGCCCGGTGAAATACAACGCGTTCAACCGCGAGCTGCAACTGTGGGTGGCCGCCTGCCTGTTCATCTTCTACGAGGACACCTACCAGCTGCTGCACGGCGCGTTGACCGACGAGCAGGCCGAAACGTTCTTTCGCAGCGCCATGCCGATCGGCACCACCCTGCAGGTGACCGAGGAGATGTGGCCGGCCAGCCGCGCCGACTTCGACGTGTACTGGAACACCGCGTGCGAACGCATCCAGATCGATGATTTCGTCGGCGATTTCCTTTGCGACCTCATCGATTTGAAGATGATCAATGTGGTGCCGCGGGTGCTGCTGGCACCGCTGCTGCGGTTCCTGACCATTGGCTTCCTGGCCCCGATCTTCCGGGAGCAGCTCGGCGTGGAGTGGACCGAAACCGACCGGCGCCGTTTCGAGCACCTCTTCCTGTTCGTCTCCTACGTCAACCGATTCATCCCCAAGTGGCTGCGGACCTACAACTACGCGGTGCTGATGAAAGATCTGCGCTGGCGGCTCAAGCGGAAGAAGCCACTGATCTGA
- a CDS encoding long-chain-fatty-acid--CoA ligase translates to MTATAPIPTLLDDRLTHWAETTPNGEAISYLGRTWTWAQWHARIRRLAGALQHRGIAVGDTVAFLDKNHPAGVELTMAAASLGAATVVVNFRLAGAELEYVLNDSEAKLLIVGEEFRPLIAAVADRLPAIATVVGITPEGTDDDEYEALVRGSEPVAPATGRDPDDTVLIMYSSGTTGRPKGVELTHANLIAHTRCSHEGWAFDEGDKCMVSMPLFHVGGSSYVQVPIHDGFPSVMTREVDGASLAGAILAGANRTFLVPAVLAMVLEAGPDAVGLFGALKTFSYGASPMPLPLLRAALAAWPNTDFIQVYGLTEVCGVISHLMPDDHRDTAHPERLISAGTLVPQAELRVVDPETGIDRPRGEQGELWFRTPQLMKGYRNRPEATAEAITADGWLRTGDIGRIDADGYLFVEDRLKDMIISGGENIYSLEVERALAEHPAVLEVAVFGVPDEKWGEAVHAAVALAPDSASSTTAAELIGWCRDRLAHYKCPKDIDILAALPRNPTGKILKRDLRTPFWSGRARVTV, encoded by the coding sequence ATGACCGCAACCGCCCCGATCCCGACCCTGCTCGACGACCGGCTCACGCACTGGGCCGAGACCACCCCCAACGGCGAGGCGATCAGCTATCTGGGCCGGACCTGGACCTGGGCCCAGTGGCATGCCCGGATCCGCCGGCTGGCCGGGGCGCTGCAGCACCGCGGCATCGCCGTCGGCGACACGGTGGCGTTCCTGGACAAGAACCATCCCGCCGGGGTGGAGCTGACGATGGCGGCCGCCTCACTCGGCGCGGCCACCGTGGTGGTCAACTTCCGGTTGGCCGGCGCCGAGTTGGAGTATGTGCTGAACGACAGCGAGGCCAAACTGCTGATCGTCGGGGAGGAGTTCCGCCCGCTGATCGCCGCCGTCGCCGACCGGCTGCCGGCCATCGCCACCGTTGTGGGGATCACCCCCGAGGGCACCGACGACGACGAGTACGAGGCGCTGGTGCGCGGATCGGAACCCGTCGCGCCCGCCACCGGACGCGACCCCGACGACACGGTGCTGATCATGTACTCCTCGGGCACCACCGGCCGCCCCAAGGGCGTGGAGTTGACCCACGCGAACCTGATCGCGCACACCCGGTGCTCGCACGAGGGCTGGGCCTTCGACGAGGGCGACAAGTGCATGGTGTCGATGCCGCTGTTCCACGTCGGTGGCTCGTCCTACGTCCAGGTGCCGATCCACGACGGCTTCCCGTCGGTGATGACCCGCGAGGTCGACGGCGCCTCGCTGGCCGGCGCGATCCTGGCCGGCGCCAACCGCACCTTCCTGGTGCCGGCGGTGCTGGCCATGGTGCTCGAGGCCGGGCCGGACGCGGTCGGGTTGTTCGGCGCGCTCAAAACATTCAGCTACGGCGCGTCGCCGATGCCGCTGCCGCTGCTGCGCGCCGCGCTGGCCGCGTGGCCGAACACCGACTTCATTCAGGTGTACGGCCTGACCGAGGTGTGCGGGGTGATCAGCCATCTGATGCCCGACGATCACCGCGACACCGCACACCCCGAGCGGTTGATCAGTGCGGGCACCCTGGTCCCGCAGGCCGAGCTCCGGGTGGTCGACCCGGAGACCGGCATCGATCGCCCGCGCGGCGAGCAGGGCGAATTGTGGTTCCGCACACCGCAGCTGATGAAGGGCTATCGAAACCGCCCGGAGGCCACCGCCGAGGCGATCACCGCCGACGGCTGGCTGCGCACCGGCGACATCGGCCGCATCGACGCCGACGGCTACCTGTTCGTCGAGGATCGGCTCAAGGACATGATCATCTCCGGCGGCGAGAACATCTACTCGCTGGAGGTGGAGCGGGCACTGGCCGAGCATCCGGCGGTGCTCGAGGTCGCGGTGTTCGGCGTGCCCGACGAGAAGTGGGGGGAGGCCGTGCACGCCGCGGTCGCCCTGGCCCCCGATTCGGCGTCGTCGACCACCGCCGCGGAGCTGATCGGCTGGTGCCGGGACCGGCTCGCACACTACAAGTGCCCCAAGGACATCGACATCCTGGCGGCGCTGCCGCGCAACCCGACCGGCAAGATCCTCAAGCGGGACCTGCGCACCCCGTTCTGGTCCGGCCGCGCCCGGGTCACCGTCTGA
- a CDS encoding neutral zinc metallopeptidase, with amino-acid sequence MKLRVKHTSLAGLAAAVVLVLAGCGGVVEGQATSSLYNPSRVGGMAVTEGPSGLRPDGPAPIGAVINTDNGDIDKLATLSINDLEEYWENNYSPALPGTFRPVDSLMSYDAREHGPEFCGHDTYEVVNASYCLGNRQISWDRGLFLPIAKKFFGELAVTGVLSHEYGHALQRMANLTNPRRTSVLVAEQQADCFAGDYLRWVAEGSSTRFELSTGEGLNKVLAGLLVLRDPVLSPLDDPGDGHGTAIERISAFQLGFTSGSSACAGIDAAEIKRRQGDLPDSLKVDPLGGLISRDAEIDEELLGNAMEVLGAVYAPANPPTLALTESPCADAEATPPVSYCPSTNTIAVDLPGLQKVGQPASEKNLVLVQGDNSALALLTSRYALAVQQGRDMPLRGAVVGLRTACLTGAAQRAMAQEVKTPSGATLVLTAGDIDEAVAGLLSNGLAASDVDGGTVPAGFTRIVAYRSGLVGANLEDCYSRFG; translated from the coding sequence ATGAAGCTCCGGGTGAAGCACACCTCCCTGGCCGGTCTGGCCGCGGCCGTGGTGCTCGTGCTGGCCGGCTGCGGCGGCGTTGTCGAGGGTCAGGCGACCTCCTCGCTGTACAACCCCAGCCGGGTCGGCGGGATGGCCGTCACCGAAGGGCCCAGCGGGCTGCGTCCGGACGGCCCGGCACCAATCGGTGCGGTGATCAACACCGACAACGGGGACATCGACAAGCTGGCGACGCTGTCGATCAACGATCTGGAGGAGTACTGGGAGAACAACTACTCCCCCGCGCTGCCCGGCACCTTCCGCCCGGTCGACAGCCTGATGTCCTACGACGCCCGTGAACACGGCCCGGAGTTCTGCGGGCACGACACCTACGAAGTGGTCAACGCCAGCTATTGCCTGGGAAACCGGCAGATCTCCTGGGACCGCGGGCTGTTCCTGCCGATCGCGAAGAAGTTCTTCGGCGAGCTGGCCGTCACCGGGGTGCTCTCCCACGAGTACGGCCATGCGCTGCAGCGGATGGCCAATCTCACCAACCCCCGGCGCACCTCGGTGCTGGTCGCCGAGCAGCAGGCGGACTGCTTCGCCGGCGACTACCTGCGCTGGGTCGCCGAGGGGTCCTCGACCCGATTCGAGCTGAGCACCGGTGAGGGCCTGAACAAGGTGCTGGCGGGCCTGCTGGTGTTGCGCGATCCGGTGCTGTCGCCACTCGACGACCCCGGTGATGGGCACGGCACCGCGATCGAGCGGATCAGCGCGTTCCAGCTCGGTTTCACCTCCGGATCCTCGGCATGCGCCGGCATCGACGCCGCCGAGATCAAACGGCGCCAGGGCGATCTGCCCGACTCCCTCAAGGTGGATCCGCTCGGCGGGTTGATCAGCCGCGACGCCGAGATCGACGAGGAGTTGCTCGGCAACGCAATGGAGGTGCTCGGCGCGGTCTACGCCCCGGCGAACCCGCCGACACTTGCGCTGACGGAGTCACCGTGCGCCGATGCCGAGGCCACCCCGCCGGTCTCCTACTGCCCGTCGACCAACACCATCGCCGTCGACCTGCCCGGACTCCAAAAGGTCGGGCAGCCGGCCAGCGAGAAGAACTTGGTGCTGGTCCAGGGCGACAATTCCGCGCTGGCGTTGCTCACCTCGCGCTATGCGCTGGCCGTGCAGCAGGGCCGGGACATGCCGCTGCGCGGCGCGGTGGTCGGGCTGCGCACCGCCTGCCTGACCGGGGCCGCCCAGCGCGCGATGGCCCAGGAGGTCAAGACGCCGTCCGGGGCCACCCTGGTGCTGACAGCCGGGGACATCGATGAGGCGGTGGCCGGGCTGCTCAGCAACGGGCTGGCCGCCAGCGACGTCGACGGCGGCACGGTTCCCGCCGGGTTCACCCGGATCGTCGCCTACCGCTCGGGGCTGGTCGGCGCGAACCTGGAGGACTGCTACAGCCGGTTCGGCTGA